The Gossypium arboreum isolate Shixiya-1 chromosome 6, ASM2569848v2, whole genome shotgun sequence DNA window ATAACACACATGAATGCACTCTTATTTGGTCAATGATTGTAGCCCTGAAGGCTAGCATGCAACTAAAGGAGATGAATAATAGAAATATATCCATGTTTGCAGAATCCACGCATTTTGCACAAAAACAAAATacattaaaaggaaaaaaaaaaaaagcatcgcTGCATCCGTAGATGTGGAACAGGAGCAATGTGTCTATGTGGAACAGAAGCAGTGTGTCTCTTGAGTCTTGAGTATGAGGTCTGAACTCTTACAAGAGTGCAACAAGACAACCATACATACTGCAAAGTCATAAGAGAGCTTATAACACAAGGATTCATTCAGTATGACTAACGGCATAAAGGCCCATGTTGTTAACTTTCTCGAGAtaagagttctacactttctacgaGTGTTTAAACATTAAATGCAGACAAGGTGGGCAAAAGAGTCAACAAAGGACAACGTATCGGTCATCCTGAGGCTGAACCCCCCAAGATTCGCTGGACAAATAGAACAAAGCAGAAACAAATAGAAAATACACATTGTTTCTAGGGATCAAATCTGGGTCTCCCGAATAACAGGCAAGAATACTTGTCACTATACTACAACTTTATTGAAATCTTATCACATTAATTGGTTGATAACTATAGTTTTAAAAAGATATAATGACTTTTTTAATCCTTCAATTTAAGAAAAATCAATTTAACCCTTcgtttaaattaaaaaatcaacTTTAGAAACGTATATGCATATGATAATAAGTTCTTCAAATCACGGTGAaagtaaaagttaaaatattcatATTAGTATCAGATCGTTACTTACCCTCTAATCAAGTTAACACACTCGAAACAGGACCAAAACAGTCAACGTACGAAACCAGCAGCAGCGCAGAAAACCATCCGTTGTTGAAGCTAAGAAACGACCTCCTTGGCTCCTTCCCTTATCTCTGCTCTTAACGTTGAACCAGCGTGTTATAgagaattttagaatttttcctcGATTCTATTAAGAACCATGTACATTTTAAGCTTTCTTTACTTGTTGAAATCTAGTACTCGTTCAAATAAaaagaacaaaacataaagacaaattttaaactaacgGTTTTCTGGTTGATAAACAGGGATTATAAATCCATCAGTTATTTAAATTAGGTTGATGATAGAACAAGCATCGAGAAAACCAAACTGAAAAAAATAACCAAGGAAAGCCAGAAATCTTCGCAACGTTGTCATTTGCTGATCAATGACCCTGCACTTTAGAGATAATATCTACAACAGTGGTCAATGCGATACACAAAACAATCATTCATTATAAGAGGAAAAAACAATATTTGTTCAACGATTGAATTAAAGATGTAATGATAAAAAAGGACttacaaataaaatttcattaacCTTTGATTATTCCAACCTTGctattcatagctatttaatttaaatatttcatataaaaataatgataaacATACCATCATAATAAAATTCcttattttcaaagaaaatatattaattactcaaaaataatttttagaatcGGTCTCAAATTAAATAGTAGTTTTCCTAATAAATTGATGTTGAATTAATTCATGACACTAAACTCAAAAATTACTATAATACAAATATGCAATTTATATGAAAGAATATCTAATTATAGAAATAATTTTAAACTCTTAAAGTAGCCCATAGGCCCACAACTTTCGATAAGTTTAAACTGATGACATGCAGAAGTCATGGAAACAACAATAAAAAGTAACGGATAGAGCCAATTTTTGAACCCACTGCTTGAAACCCAACCCTAGAATCAGTTTCCCAGAGTGTAACATCCTATCGACATCACCATGAACCGGATCGCCCATGTAACGAAAGTAGCCCACAAAAATAAAATGGTAACAGATAAAATGTATACCAACAATGTGAATTAAAAAAATTTGTGAAAAAACGTTTACAATGAAAAATAAGAATAGCAATGTTTTACATATTAGTAAACTCGTCCATTTACTTTAACaataatgttttacatattggtattgtaataattttcataacattagaataaagtataaaattaaaaacagaaaaataagtataaaattaaattttaaattagaaaaaggaaaatttttaataaaaaatagaatttgctcaaaattaataaaaatttcctttccttttctaaAAGTCGAGTGGTTAAAagataaaaatgatcaaattaaattaatctaTATTAGCTCATTTACTAAAGCAGTTTGCGAAAATAATACTCCGTCGTTTTACTGTTTTCTTTAATGGAATTATATCATCGTTATCCTTCAATTAGCCACTAACACGAGATTGCCGAAAAAACCCTGCCCGTGCAAAAATCAAGTAAAAAGATCTCTTATTATGGCTGAATTAGGGTTAGTTTAGTtagtcaaaatataaaaatatttaagaaaaaaacctatgtaattttaaaatataaaaatattgatacaactttcaaaatttttgacattattTTCAATGATAAAACGGTTTTCCAAATGGGTCAAAACCCAAACCACAAACATCTAGATACGAGGGTAATAAAATCACTTCCCCCAAAGCCAACTTTTAAACAATTAAAGCTCATTATTCTGCTgctcttttcttttctctattaGGTTACCAAATCACGATTAATTACAAAAGCTGATATCTTTTACTCATTTAACAAATAAGATTGCGACGAAAAACCGCTTCAAGAAATTATGCCGATAACTATATAAGGCAttagtaaatatttaataaaagtgTATAACTCTTAGTTGGCCAGGTAGATTTGTTAAAAGACTAATCTACCACCAAGCCCAATAtttgaaaatcctttaacaaaaatGTTGTCCTGAAAGATGACTAACCTTGACTGCATTCAAGTCTCAACCCGACCCAATTTTCAatcatttaatatattatttttatttagcaTATGTAATTTAGAGcatgaaaatattcaatattcaatattaTAATGCAAATCTTAAAAATGTAAACTTTATTGAAAATATAATTATCAAAgactaaaataaaagttttttaactttaaaaaaaataaaattactatttGCAGATACGAGTGAATTTAAATAGATTTGAAATTCACATTTTGGGTCGGGTTGTATTAGGAGAAATAAATAGACTCGAGTCAAGCCACGGACACCTCACCTTTTATATTCCTTCTTGGAAAAGGAAACATACCTTTACCAGCTTCATCACTTTCTGAATAGCAAACGAACCTAAAATTTAACTTACGCAATGGCTCCTCTGATCAAAACTTTACTATTTCTTGCCTCCACCGCAAAAGCTACAAATTGAAACAGGGTTAGAAGAAAGATGCtttgaaaaaattaataataataatccatGAAGCTACTGTCCAAAAGCCGACCACTCAACTATATCTGTGTCAACAAAAACAACAGAGAATCAAAATTAGATACTGAACATCCCCTATGTTCAGTCGGTGCAATCTTGAACCGTTACTCTATCCAGATAAAAGAAAAGCAATATAATGGAACAAGTAGTAAACCAAGTCAATACATTTACCTCACTGGAAAGGAAACTAGTACCATATTTACCCAACTACTCCCTGATATGTAACTTCATATACACATTTACCTCAAACATCAGACTTGTTGCTTGTTTTAGTACACCTTTTTCTTTTATGATAGTGACACTTCTCTTGATTCTCTTCATCTGACCTGCAGCTACTCATCTGCCACCTATCATGAATCAATTCATCACAAGCTGGTTTTGCTTTATGCTTAGAATGCCTGGAACTTCGGCTAgaatctctctctctcttcttTTTCTGGTCAGTGGAATGATATGGTGGTTCCGAGCTGGATTCAGAATGATTGTAGTGTTTCTGAGCATCATGCTTAACTGTTTTTCTTTTAGAATCTCTCTCTCTATTCGTTGGGTAGTAGGTCCAAGTAGAATCACTGTAACAGTGCTCTCTTCGATCATTGCGCTTTCTGGAGCTCCTATGACCATGCTTATTATGCCTTTCCCAAGACTGACAGCTGGAGATACTGGGTATATCATCATCTTTTGATCTTGATCTCCCTGAGTGATGATAGGGCATTAGATTTTGACCAGCAACTTGAGAACTTCTATAGTCCCTTCCATCATTAGAATAAACATCTTCATCATCGACAATATGGGAATTCCAATTTTTCATCAGTGAATTTTTGTTAAAGCTGTCTTCAGAGTAGCTTGCAGTCCTTCCCCTCTCAGGATAAATTTTTTTCTCATATGCTCTTTCTGCTTCATCATAGCGGCATCTTTTACCATCATTCTCATCATAGAGTAGCTTCCTAAAGCATAGAAAATTAGCACATCAAAGATCAGCATATAAGAACAAACACATACCAAAAAGCAAAACAACAATTTGAGTGCTGTACTTTCCACGTCAAACTTTTACAGTCAAAAAGAAGGTATTGTTGCAAATTTCTTCAAATATTTTTCCAAACCAAGATTGGTCAAAAGTCCAACAAAGAATACACTTAAAAAACCTTACTTAAATCCAGAaaaatttaaaacagaaaaaaatCCATTCACCATAAATAGAAGAAAAGAATCATAACAAGGTGAAAACCCTAATCTTTCAGACACAAAAATCTCGCTTGATATGGAAAAGGTTTATACCTCATGACATTCTCACTTGTATTCTGGTGTTTCTTATCATAATATTGACCATCCAACCCTGAAGGACATAATTGGTGATCTATATTTTTCTTCATTGCAGTATCTAAGCCTCCAATCCTTGTAAATCCCCTAAAAATGCACCAGTATCAAAACCAGACACATAATTGTGATGATTCAAGGAGTCTACAAAAAATTAAATGGACTTACCCAGATGCAGGTGATGCACCAAACATAGATGGCATATACGTGGGAACATGAAACGGAGCAGCAGGAATCACTGTTGTGTTAAAGGACATCATTCCAGATGGGTCATATGGGTTTGCAAAAGGCCTTATAGGGGGATAGTACGGCCCATTCCAATATGGTGATACATAACCAGGCAGTGCTCCTGGAAAGACGGCATTTCCTACAAACCCAATAAACATAAACAAAAAATTAACCCTTGCAcattaaataagaaaaattcgTAATGAATCCAAAACATTTGGAACTTACCTCTTTGAAGCATAGGATGAGGACTAGAAACAGCCGGGCAATCTCTCCTCAAATGACCAGGTGAACCACACATGTAGCAAACACGGTCCCCCTAAATTCAATCAGGCAAATCAGAATCCATATTTCTATCATTTGAATTACTGCAAATTATGAAATAAGCAAAAATGACAGCACAAAATTGTGACACATCAAATGGGTAACGTATGTGAAACAATTATTATTGaagatatatattatataatgaattttatgcatgTATTTAGCATGTAGCGTAtgataaataaacatattacctTTTTTAGTCTTGCCATCTCCACATAATTCATCTCTGCATCTGCCAGTAACACCAAGTCAGTCAGAACAAAGAAGAGTTATGATGTCCACATTAGACTTGGGAAAGTCTGTGAATTAGTTTAAATGTTCTACCTGCAGTGTCAACCCACAATGTCCTCTTCTTCTTGACATAGGATTCAGCTGTAACTAGACAAGGAAAAGAGTGAGAATCCAATAATGGAGACTATAGATAATAAAATACGAGATGTGAAGTAGTGATATTCAAGGCAGTATATTTGGCATGTTTGATCTTAAGCTTCTAGATGCTAAAAGACTGTAATCATAGAATAATCAGATAAATAGCTCAAGTGTTTCTACATTATTATACCTTCCTCATTAGTGGGCTGGTTTTCCCCCTGGAAATCATCAAAACCTTCCAGATCCTTAGGTAGTTTGTGCGCAGGCATTTTAGAGATTTTATCTTTCAGAAAACGATTACCATTGACATGGGAACTAGTGCCACCTATCGATTCAGCATGCACCTGATTGGAGCCCCGCTTTGCTCCTCTTTGAATGACAGAAACGGCACAAGAAACATCTTTCACTTGAATTCCAGATTCTCCATCTGTTTTTGGATAATTTTGCAATTATTCACCTTCCCAGGAATAGTGTAAAGAGAAACAAGAGTTATGAAAATATCA harbors:
- the LOC108470378 gene encoding E3 ubiquitin ligase PQT3-like isoform X2; this encodes MSVHFKFRSSRNYDSIDIGGQPSISVRDLKSSIVQNKKLNLCQDFDLLFSDPISGQEYVHEDFQIPCGSSVIIKRVPAGAHLGSCKVFATPDEKMSKTSHLQNAETVNFDDFGAEICPVTEGNLSCNIEDRFCIDDEDTHFKLRSCTKQPVVECQKIEGSDISEAVPQGQILPGTKSKADIELNAKLSTFPAMQPSDFPSELKCSLCGTFFKEAVLIPCCQHSFCEKCILHVLVEKARCPKCFSTKCKVEDLLPNLSLRQATERFLKSQIVVNNSENALDRYAPDGESGIQVKDVSCAVSVIQRGAKRGSNQVHAESIGGTSSHVNGNRFLKDKISKMPAHKLPKDLEGFDDFQGENQPTNEEAESYVKKKRTLWVDTADAEMNYVEMARLKKGDRVCYMCGSPGHLRRDCPAVSSPHPMLQRGNAVFPGALPGYVSPYWNGPYYPPIRPFANPYDPSGMMSFNTTVIPAAPFHVPTYMPSMFGASPASGGFTRIGGLDTAMKKNIDHQLCPSGLDGQYYDKKHQNTSENVMRKLLYDENDGKRCRYDEAERAYEKKIYPERGRTASYSEDSFNKNSLMKNWNSHIVDDEDVYSNDGRDYRSSQVAGQNLMPYHHSGRSRSKDDDIPSISSCQSWERHNKHGHRSSRKRNDRREHCYSDSTWTYYPTNRERDSKRKTVKHDAQKHYNHSESSSEPPYHSTDQKKKRERDSSRSSRHSKHKAKPACDELIHDRWQMSSCRSDEENQEKCHYHKRKRCTKTSNKSDV
- the LOC108470378 gene encoding E3 ubiquitin ligase PQT3-like isoform X1, which encodes MSVHFKFRSSRNYDSIDIGGQPSISVRDLKSSIVQNKKLNLCQDFDLLFSDPISGQEYVHEDFQIPCGSSVIIKRVPAGAHLGSCKVFATPDEKMSKTSHLQNAETVNFDDFGAEICPVTEGNLSCNIEDRFCIDDEDTHFKLRSCTKQPVVECQKIEGSDISEAVPQGQILPGTKSKADIELNAKLSTFPAMQPSDFPSELKCSLCGTFFKEAVLIPCCQHSFCEKCILHVLVEKARCPKCFSTKCKVEDLLPNLSLRQATERFLKSQIVVNNSENALDRYAPDGESGIQVKDVSCAVSVIQRGAKRGSNQVHAESIGGTSSHVNGNRFLKDKISKMPAHKLPKDLEGFDDFQGENQPTNEEVTAESYVKKKRTLWVDTADAEMNYVEMARLKKGDRVCYMCGSPGHLRRDCPAVSSPHPMLQRGNAVFPGALPGYVSPYWNGPYYPPIRPFANPYDPSGMMSFNTTVIPAAPFHVPTYMPSMFGASPASGGFTRIGGLDTAMKKNIDHQLCPSGLDGQYYDKKHQNTSENVMRKLLYDENDGKRCRYDEAERAYEKKIYPERGRTASYSEDSFNKNSLMKNWNSHIVDDEDVYSNDGRDYRSSQVAGQNLMPYHHSGRSRSKDDDIPSISSCQSWERHNKHGHRSSRKRNDRREHCYSDSTWTYYPTNRERDSKRKTVKHDAQKHYNHSESSSEPPYHSTDQKKKRERDSSRSSRHSKHKAKPACDELIHDRWQMSSCRSDEENQEKCHYHKRKRCTKTSNKSDV